The following proteins are encoded in a genomic region of Magnolia sinica isolate HGM2019 chromosome 1, MsV1, whole genome shotgun sequence:
- the LOC131246742 gene encoding probable ubiquitin-like-specific protease 2B, with the protein MNYGPPIMTLTAIWEKIQTTNPGSMTKLSSIVEPFEDVIDLKGDPDDVSISKRDVELLQPETFINDTLIDFYLKYLKNKVQLENKHRFHFSNSFFFHKLADPDKDAGNVKEGRGAFLHVRKWTWKINIFGKDYIFIPVNFK; encoded by the exons ATGAACTATGGACCACCCATTATGACTCTTACGGCGATTTGGGAAAAAATACAAACAACAAATCCAGGAAGCATGACAAAGCTTAGCAG tatTGTTGAGCCTTTTGAAGATGTTATCGATCTAAAAGGAGATCCTGATGATGTTTCAATTAGTAAGAGAGATGTTGAGCTATTGCAACCAGAGACATTCATCAATGACACTCTCATTGACTTTTATCTTAA ATACTTAAAGAATAAAGTCCAACTTGAGAACAAGCATAGGTTCCATTTTTCCAATAGTTTTTTCTTCCACAAGCTAGCTGATCCAGACAAGGATGCAGGAAATGTAAAAGAAGGGAGGGGAGCTTTCCTACATGTTCGTAAATGGACatggaaaataaatatatttGGAAAAGATTACATCTTCATACCTGTAAATTTCAAGTAA